A window of Lentibacillus sp. Marseille-P4043 contains these coding sequences:
- the araA gene encoding L-arabinose isomerase: MLTIKPYEFWFVTGSQHLYGDEALQEVEDHSKQISEKLNENGNLPFNIIFKKVLTNANDIRKLMLEANNDENCAGLITWMHTFSPAKMWISGLKALQKPMLHLHTQFNRDIPWKDIDMDFMNLNQSAHGDREFGFIGTRMNIPRKVVVGHWENPDVTAKIGDWMQTAVAVTEGTNIRVARFGDNMRNVAVTDGDKVEAQIKFGWTVDYYGIGDLVEEMEKIADADVENLYHEYSELYELPVEANESGPVRDSILEQARIELGLKAFLSARNYNAFTTNFEDLHGMKQLPGLAAQRLMAEGFGFAGEGDWRTAALLRMMKVIAGNKGTSFMEDYTYHLEPGNEMILGSHMLEICTTVSATKPRIVVNPLDMGDKDDPARLVFDGRGGQAVVASLIELGGRYRLVVNEVQAEQPTEETPNLPVAKVLWKPEPSLSEATESWIYAGGAHHTVFSLNITTDQLYDFAEMAGIECIVIDRGTRARQLRNELKLGEGVWG; the protein is encoded by the coding sequence ATGTTAACAATTAAACCTTATGAATTTTGGTTCGTAACAGGAAGTCAACACTTATATGGGGATGAGGCACTTCAAGAAGTGGAAGATCATTCAAAACAAATTTCAGAAAAACTCAATGAAAATGGTAATCTACCATTTAATATTATTTTTAAAAAGGTATTAACGAACGCAAATGATATCCGCAAATTAATGCTTGAGGCAAATAACGATGAAAATTGCGCAGGACTAATCACGTGGATGCATACATTTTCCCCTGCAAAAATGTGGATTTCCGGACTAAAGGCATTGCAGAAACCAATGTTACATTTACATACGCAATTTAACCGTGATATTCCTTGGAAAGATATTGATATGGACTTTATGAACCTAAATCAATCCGCACATGGGGACCGTGAATTTGGTTTTATTGGAACACGTATGAATATCCCGCGTAAAGTGGTTGTCGGTCATTGGGAAAATCCAGATGTAACAGCAAAAATCGGTGATTGGATGCAAACCGCAGTAGCCGTAACAGAAGGAACGAATATTAGAGTTGCTCGTTTTGGCGATAATATGCGTAATGTCGCTGTTACAGATGGAGACAAGGTGGAAGCGCAAATTAAATTTGGTTGGACAGTGGATTACTATGGAATCGGGGATTTAGTTGAGGAAATGGAGAAAATCGCTGATGCTGATGTGGAAAATTTATACCACGAATACAGTGAATTATACGAACTGCCGGTTGAAGCCAATGAATCGGGGCCTGTTCGAGATTCCATATTGGAACAGGCACGGATTGAACTGGGTTTGAAAGCATTTTTATCAGCGCGAAATTATAATGCCTTTACAACTAACTTTGAAGATTTGCATGGTATGAAGCAACTGCCAGGCTTAGCAGCTCAGCGTTTAATGGCGGAAGGATTTGGATTTGCTGGGGAAGGGGACTGGAGAACAGCGGCCTTATTACGGATGATGAAAGTTATCGCTGGAAACAAGGGAACATCCTTTATGGAGGATTATACGTACCACCTAGAACCAGGCAATGAAATGATATTAGGATCACACATGTTGGAAATTTGCACAACAGTCTCCGCAACAAAGCCTAGAATTGTCGTTAATCCACTTGATATGGGCGATAAAGACGACCCTGCCCGTTTAGTATTTGATGGCCGTGGCGGTCAAGCAGTTGTTGCCTCACTAATTGAACTAGGTGGCAGGTATCGACTTGTTGTCAATGAAGTGCAAGCAGAACAGCCAACGGAAGAAACACCAAATCTTCCAGTGGCAAAAGTTTTATGGAAACCTGAACCATCTTTAAGCGAAGCAACGGAATCATGGATATATGCGGGCGGAGCGCATCATACGGTATTTTCACTTAATATAACGACAGATCAATTATATGATTTTGCAGAGATGGCGGGTATTGAATGTATTGTGATTGATCGTGGTACGAGGGCTAGGCAATTGCGGAATGAGTTGAAGTTGGGGGAGGGTGTTTGGGGATAA
- a CDS encoding GntR family transcriptional regulator — MLTKYNMVKKAIKSKIINGTYIPNQKISSESELMKEFSVSRHTVRQAIGDLVTTGWLYREQGSGTFCADRSAMSNNQEQGSQKNIAIITTYISDYIFPSIIRGAEARLSDEGYQVSIFSTNNNQENEQRILEKILTQKFDGIIVEPTKSAYSNPNINYYLNLERLSIPYIMINAYYDELEPINIVMDDEKGGFLQTEHLIKRGHQNIIGCFKTDDTQGTKRMKGFLKAHRQNKIPINPSNIITYTTEEKDTKPVDELKKILASKNNCNTGLVCYNDELAMKFLDVLRTMNIQVPDDLSIVGYDDSPLAEISEVKLTSIAHPKSELGEAAANMIIDLIKLKKDNKNKDVYNANSIVYPPEIIIRTSTKDLNKSKMTS; from the coding sequence ATTTTGACAAAATATAATATGGTCAAAAAGGCAATAAAATCAAAGATCATAAACGGAACCTATATACCTAATCAGAAGATCAGTTCAGAAAGTGAATTAATGAAGGAATTTAGTGTCAGTCGTCACACGGTGCGACAAGCAATCGGTGATTTGGTAACAACCGGTTGGCTTTATCGGGAACAGGGCTCAGGAACCTTTTGTGCAGATAGAAGCGCAATGAGCAATAATCAAGAACAAGGTAGCCAAAAGAATATTGCTATCATTACTACCTATATTTCCGATTATATATTTCCATCCATTATACGTGGTGCTGAAGCAAGGTTAAGTGATGAAGGATATCAGGTAAGCATTTTTAGCACAAATAATAACCAAGAGAATGAACAGCGTATTTTAGAAAAGATTCTAACACAGAAATTTGACGGCATCATTGTTGAACCCACAAAAAGTGCGTATTCGAATCCTAACATTAATTATTATTTAAATCTAGAACGCCTTTCCATACCCTATATCATGATTAATGCCTATTATGATGAGTTAGAACCAATTAATATTGTGATGGATGACGAAAAGGGTGGCTTTTTGCAAACGGAGCATTTGATAAAACGTGGCCATCAGAATATAATAGGTTGTTTTAAAACGGATGATACCCAAGGAACCAAGCGTATGAAGGGGTTTTTAAAAGCTCATAGGCAAAATAAGATACCAATAAATCCGAGTAATATTATCACGTATACGACGGAAGAAAAGGATACGAAACCTGTTGATGAGCTGAAAAAAATTCTAGCTTCAAAGAATAATTGTAATACGGGGTTAGTTTGCTATAATGATGAACTTGCAATGAAGTTCCTCGATGTATTGCGGACGATGAATATACAGGTACCAGACGATTTGTCTATCGTAGGCTATGATGATTCTCCATTGGCGGAAATATCAGAAGTGAAACTAACGTCTATTGCACATCCGAAAAGTGAGTTAGGGGAAGCTGCTGCGAATATGATTATAGATCTTATAAAGTTGAAAAAGGATAATAAAAATAAAGACGTTTATAATGCTAATTCAATTGTATATCCCCCTGAAATTATAATTAGAACATCTACAAAAGATTTAAATAAGTCTAAAATGACATCTTAA
- the chvE gene encoding multiple monosaccharide ABC transporter substrate-binding protein: protein MKKFSWILSILVLAIAMVGCSNDASGDGGDGDKTVGIAMPTKSSERWVKDGENMVSQFEDLGYETDLQYAEDVVENQVSQIENMITKGVDILVIASIDGEALTDVLEQAKNQDIPVIAYDRLIMNSDHVSYYATFDNFKVGELQGEYIEEKLGLADGEGPFNIELFAGSPDDNNAYFYWDGAMSVLQPYIDEGKLVVQSGQTSFDQGATLRWDGAKAQERMDNLLSAHYSSEKIDVVYSPFDGISRGVISSLKAVGYGTDDNPMPIVTGQDAELSSIKSIIAGEQTQTIFKDTRELAKSAVNMADSVLNGEEPEVNDTETYDNGTKVVPSYLLEPVSVDIDNYEELLIESGYYTEDQLK from the coding sequence ATGAAGAAATTTAGTTGGATCTTATCTATTCTGGTTCTTGCCATTGCTATGGTTGGATGCAGCAATGATGCGAGTGGTGATGGTGGAGATGGCGATAAAACTGTCGGAATTGCCATGCCCACAAAGTCTTCTGAAAGATGGGTCAAAGATGGAGAAAACATGGTAAGTCAATTTGAGGATTTAGGGTATGAGACTGATTTGCAATATGCAGAGGACGTTGTGGAAAATCAAGTATCACAAATTGAAAACATGATCACAAAAGGTGTTGACATTCTTGTAATCGCTTCAATTGATGGTGAGGCGCTTACAGATGTTTTAGAACAAGCAAAGAATCAGGATATTCCTGTAATAGCATATGATCGTCTGATTATGAACAGTGACCATGTAAGCTATTATGCAACTTTTGATAACTTCAAAGTTGGAGAGCTACAAGGTGAATACATTGAAGAAAAGTTAGGACTAGCAGATGGAGAAGGGCCATTTAATATTGAACTGTTTGCTGGATCTCCAGATGATAACAATGCATATTTCTATTGGGATGGCGCAATGTCAGTCCTTCAACCATATATTGATGAAGGGAAATTAGTTGTTCAAAGCGGTCAAACTAGTTTTGATCAAGGTGCAACATTACGTTGGGATGGCGCAAAGGCACAAGAACGCATGGATAATTTGTTAAGCGCTCATTATTCTAGTGAAAAAATAGATGTTGTTTATTCACCATTTGACGGTATAAGTCGCGGAGTAATCTCTTCACTAAAAGCAGTAGGATATGGGACAGACGACAATCCAATGCCAATTGTAACTGGACAAGATGCGGAATTATCATCAATTAAATCCATTATTGCTGGGGAACAAACACAAACAATCTTTAAAGATACAAGAGAGCTAGCTAAAAGTGCAGTTAATATGGCGGACTCTGTGTTAAATGGAGAAGAACCTGAAGTGAATGATACGGAAACATACGATAATGGTACGAAAGTTGTTCCTTCATACTTATTAGAACCTGTTTCAGTCGATATCGATAATTATGAAGAATTGCTTATAGAGTCAGGATATTATACAGAGGACCAATTAAAGTAA
- the mmsA gene encoding multiple monosaccharide ABC transporter ATP-binding protein → MAETILEMKQITKTFPGVKALDNVNLKVQEGEIHALIGENGAGKSTLMKVLSGVHPYGTYSGDIIFKDSTCKFKNINESEGLGIVIVHQELALIPDLSIAENIFLGNEQARKGVINWNETIIETRQLLKKVGLNVDPEEQIKNIGVGQQQLVEIAKALSKKVKLLILDEPTAALNEEDSENLLNLLLEFKKQGMTSILISHKLKELFKVSDSITVLRDGQTIETYSINDVTENKVIKDMVGRDLTNLFPERQHNIKDEIVFEIKDWSVYHPQDSERKILHDVNVKVKRGEIVGIAGLMGAGRTELAMSVFGKSYGKKISGQLIKDGRELSFNNVDQAIKHGVAYVSENRKEYGLILIDSIKNNLSLANLNKLSKNNVVDGSKEIVEAETLKSKINIKAPSIQQKVVNLSGGNQQKVVLGKWIFTDPEILILDEPTRGIDVGAKFEIYKVINELAEQGKSIIMISSELPELIGMCDRIYTLSEGRITGEIDGSEANQEILMTYMTQSGR, encoded by the coding sequence ATGGCTGAGACAATTTTGGAAATGAAACAAATAACGAAGACATTTCCAGGTGTAAAAGCTTTAGACAATGTAAATCTTAAAGTTCAAGAAGGCGAAATACATGCTCTGATTGGTGAGAACGGTGCTGGTAAGTCTACTTTAATGAAAGTATTAAGTGGAGTTCATCCATACGGGACATATTCTGGGGATATTATTTTTAAAGACAGCACATGTAAGTTTAAAAATATTAACGAAAGTGAAGGGCTTGGAATTGTTATTGTGCATCAGGAACTTGCATTAATTCCTGACCTATCAATTGCAGAAAATATATTTTTAGGAAATGAGCAAGCGAGAAAGGGCGTCATTAACTGGAATGAAACGATTATCGAAACAAGACAATTGCTCAAGAAAGTTGGACTAAATGTAGACCCTGAAGAACAAATTAAAAATATTGGAGTGGGGCAACAGCAATTAGTGGAAATTGCAAAAGCGCTATCTAAGAAGGTGAAATTATTAATTCTTGATGAACCTACAGCAGCTTTGAATGAAGAGGATAGCGAAAACCTTTTAAATCTATTACTAGAATTTAAAAAGCAAGGGATGACATCCATTCTCATTTCTCATAAATTAAAAGAGCTTTTTAAGGTATCTGATAGTATAACGGTTTTACGCGATGGCCAAACAATTGAGACATATTCTATTAATGATGTTACCGAAAATAAAGTGATAAAAGACATGGTTGGTCGTGACCTCACAAATTTATTTCCGGAACGGCAACATAACATTAAGGATGAAATTGTTTTTGAAATTAAAGATTGGTCTGTTTATCATCCACAAGATTCAGAAAGAAAAATATTGCATGATGTTAATGTGAAAGTTAAACGCGGAGAGATTGTTGGTATTGCTGGGCTAATGGGAGCAGGAAGAACAGAACTTGCTATGAGTGTTTTCGGGAAATCCTATGGTAAAAAAATATCAGGACAGCTCATTAAAGATGGACGGGAACTATCGTTTAATAATGTTGATCAAGCGATTAAGCATGGTGTGGCGTATGTTTCTGAAAATCGAAAAGAATATGGACTCATATTAATTGATAGTATTAAAAATAATCTATCACTAGCAAACTTAAATAAATTATCAAAAAACAATGTTGTTGATGGAAGTAAAGAAATTGTAGAAGCAGAGACACTAAAATCGAAAATTAATATTAAAGCTCCTAGTATTCAACAGAAAGTGGTAAACCTTAGTGGGGGAAACCAGCAGAAGGTAGTGTTAGGAAAATGGATATTTACGGATCCAGAAATTTTAATCCTGGATGAACCAACAAGGGGAATAGATGTTGGAGCTAAATTTGAAATATATAAAGTTATTAATGAACTTGCTGAGCAGGGAAAGAGTATTATTATGATTTCATCTGAACTACCTGAATTAATAGGTATGTGTGATCGCATTTATACTTTAAGCGAAGGAAGAATCACGGGTGAGATTGATGGAAGTGAAGCAAACCAAGAAATTCTGATGACATACATGACGCAAAGTGGGAGGTAA
- the mmsB gene encoding multiple monosaccharide ABC transporter permease encodes MDGFKNLINNNLRRFGMVIALVGISILFQILTDGILLTPLNVTNIVMQNSYMIVLAIGMMLIIITGEIDLSVGSVAAFVGAVAGVMLVTHDMPVIVALLLSLILGAIIGAWQGFWIAYVKIPAFIVTLAGMLIFRGLTLVVLQGQTLAPFPDGFRSLSSSFLPDIFGGGGELQLFTVVVGIVLSILFILNELKIRKTDMKYNFNTNSLPLFIAKLIALVVVINVFTYVLALYEGIPYVLIILFVLIIGYTFLMNKTVVGRHIYAVGGNENAAQLSGVKTKKMKFWVFVNMGIMAALAGLIFAGRLNAATPQAGNLFELDAIAAAVIGGASLTGGVGTVFGAVIGALVMGILNNGMSLMGIGIDWQQAIKGIVLLGAVAFDVLNKNK; translated from the coding sequence ATGGATGGATTTAAGAATTTAATAAACAATAATTTAAGACGATTCGGAATGGTTATTGCATTAGTTGGCATATCGATATTATTTCAAATTTTAACGGATGGAATTTTATTGACTCCATTAAATGTAACGAATATTGTTATGCAAAATAGTTATATGATTGTACTGGCAATTGGTATGATGTTGATCATTATTACAGGTGAGATTGATTTATCAGTTGGTTCAGTTGCGGCGTTTGTAGGAGCGGTTGCAGGTGTGATGCTCGTAACTCATGATATGCCTGTAATTGTTGCGTTATTGTTAAGCTTAATTCTTGGGGCGATTATTGGTGCATGGCAAGGATTTTGGATAGCGTATGTTAAGATTCCTGCATTTATTGTGACCTTAGCTGGAATGTTAATATTCAGAGGGTTAACGTTAGTAGTTTTACAGGGCCAAACACTTGCACCATTTCCAGATGGTTTTAGAAGTTTAAGCTCTTCCTTCCTACCAGATATTTTCGGGGGTGGAGGAGAACTTCAATTATTTACAGTAGTGGTTGGGATCGTATTATCAATTCTATTTATACTTAATGAGTTAAAAATAAGAAAAACAGATATGAAATACAATTTTAACACAAATTCTCTTCCTTTATTCATCGCGAAGTTAATTGCTTTAGTGGTTGTTATTAATGTATTTACATATGTGCTAGCATTGTATGAAGGTATACCATATGTATTGATTATATTATTTGTCCTAATTATTGGATATACATTTTTGATGAATAAAACAGTTGTAGGTCGACATATATATGCTGTCGGTGGAAATGAAAATGCAGCTCAGTTATCAGGTGTTAAGACGAAAAAAATGAAGTTCTGGGTTTTCGTTAATATGGGAATCATGGCAGCATTAGCTGGTCTTATTTTTGCCGGTCGGTTAAACGCAGCAACACCTCAAGCTGGTAATCTATTTGAACTAGATGCTATTGCCGCAGCAGTTATTGGTGGTGCATCATTGACAGGCGGTGTGGGAACAGTATTTGGAGCGGTAATTGGTGCACTAGTTATGGGGATATTAAATAATGGAATGTCCCTAATGGGTATCGGGATTGATTGGCAACAGGCTATTAAAGGTATTGTATTGTTAGGCGCTGTTGCGTTTGATGTGTTGAATAAGAATAAATAG
- a CDS encoding AraC family transcriptional regulator, whose protein sequence is MSYEVYKMKDFSTEKMSLKLLYITRSEYDKGWHSTQHTHHFTELFYIVKGKGSFILPNHEIPVRENDLVIINPNVEHTERSNLKDSLEYIALGIEGLSFSLPEEKSSQMGLYTYQGDRVDILFYLNRLLDEVQDNNEDYEVVCQNIIEILIVKLRRGKKFTIEKTQSKNINKASAFIKYYINQNYRDTITLNTLANVGHINKYYLAHTFKKDIGISPIEYLNQIRIREAQILLETTNYNIADIAEFTGFSSQSFFAQAFKRATSQTPSRYRKEARKKLGAL, encoded by the coding sequence ATGTCTTATGAAGTCTATAAAATGAAGGATTTTTCCACTGAAAAAATGTCTTTGAAACTCTTGTATATCACCCGTTCAGAATATGACAAAGGATGGCATAGCACACAACATACTCATCACTTCACAGAACTTTTCTATATTGTAAAGGGAAAAGGATCTTTCATCTTGCCAAATCATGAAATTCCTGTTAGGGAAAATGACTTAGTAATTATTAATCCGAACGTCGAACATACAGAAAGATCTAATCTAAAGGATTCACTCGAATACATTGCATTAGGAATTGAAGGACTGTCTTTCTCGCTTCCTGAAGAAAAAAGTTCACAAATGGGGTTATATACGTATCAAGGTGATCGTGTGGATATTCTTTTCTACCTTAACAGATTATTAGATGAAGTACAGGATAATAATGAGGATTATGAAGTCGTTTGCCAAAATATAATTGAAATACTTATTGTCAAACTAAGGCGCGGGAAAAAATTCACCATTGAAAAAACCCAATCAAAGAATATCAATAAAGCTAGTGCTTTCATCAAATATTACATCAATCAAAATTATCGTGATACTATTACACTCAATACGTTAGCTAATGTGGGACATATTAATAAATATTACTTAGCACACACATTTAAAAAGGATATCGGGATTTCTCCTATCGAATATTTAAATCAGATCCGAATTAGAGAGGCACAAATTCTCCTGGAAACAACCAATTACAATATTGCAGACATAGCCGAATTCACCGGTTTTTCCTCTCAGTCCTTTTTTGCGCAAGCATTTAAACGAGCAACTAGTCAAACTCCATCAAGATATCGGAAAGAGGCTAGGAAAAAATTAGGTGCTTTATAG
- a CDS encoding carbohydrate ABC transporter substrate-binding protein produces MKIKSLLFVISIVLLTFGLAACSGDGESESKKSAKGAEGEETTLHVAALESAYGADMWNKIAESYEAVNENVKIDLTLKKNLEEVIRPNMQAGEYPDVVLLATGRPEALTETLIKEDGLENITDVLGMDVSGEDVTVGDKLLEGFTDTLATNPYADGETYLAPMFYSPTGLFYNAGLFEEKGWEVPETWDEMWELGDKVAEEGISLFTYPTTGYFDTLIGSMLYASGGPEFFNSAMTYEDGVWESEEATQVFETVEKLADYTQQNTVSNANPNDFTKNQQLILDNKALFMPNGNWVVDEMKDAPRADNFEWGMMPIPAFEDGGDRYAFTFFEQMWIPSAAENKDAAKAFISYMYSDEAASTFLDAGAVQPINGMTEKLEGQKQTLYSIYEEGGALPAMGTFASTKPVPGVSIGDTLYGSIDSVMSGDISYKDWQANVEKASDKLRPAMN; encoded by the coding sequence ATGAAGATTAAGAGTCTTTTATTTGTTATATCAATCGTTTTGTTAACATTTGGTTTAGCTGCGTGTTCGGGTGATGGTGAATCCGAATCCAAGAAATCGGCTAAAGGAGCAGAAGGGGAAGAAACAACCTTACATGTAGCTGCTTTAGAATCTGCATATGGAGCGGATATGTGGAACAAGATCGCTGAATCTTATGAAGCAGTTAATGAAAATGTCAAAATTGATTTGACTTTAAAAAAGAACCTTGAAGAAGTAATCCGTCCGAATATGCAGGCAGGTGAGTATCCTGATGTTGTTTTACTGGCAACTGGCAGGCCTGAAGCATTGACAGAAACGTTAATTAAGGAAGATGGTTTGGAAAATATTACGGATGTCTTAGGGATGGATGTGTCTGGTGAAGACGTAACAGTAGGTGACAAATTGCTGGAAGGATTTACTGATACACTTGCTACCAATCCATACGCTGATGGTGAAACGTACCTGGCTCCTATGTTTTATAGTCCAACTGGGTTATTCTACAATGCTGGATTATTTGAAGAGAAGGGTTGGGAAGTTCCGGAAACGTGGGATGAGATGTGGGAATTGGGCGATAAAGTTGCCGAAGAGGGGATTTCACTCTTTACTTATCCGACAACCGGATACTTTGATACATTAATTGGATCTATGTTGTATGCGTCTGGTGGTCCCGAATTTTTTAATTCAGCAATGACCTATGAAGATGGTGTCTGGGAATCTGAAGAAGCAACACAGGTGTTTGAAACAGTCGAAAAGTTGGCTGACTATACACAACAAAATACGGTTTCTAATGCGAATCCAAATGACTTTACCAAAAACCAGCAATTGATTTTAGACAATAAAGCGCTGTTCATGCCAAATGGTAATTGGGTAGTCGATGAAATGAAGGATGCCCCTAGAGCAGATAACTTTGAATGGGGAATGATGCCAATTCCTGCTTTTGAAGATGGTGGAGATCGTTATGCATTTACCTTCTTTGAACAAATGTGGATTCCATCTGCAGCTGAAAATAAAGATGCTGCCAAAGCGTTTATTTCCTATATGTATTCAGATGAAGCAGCTTCAACATTCCTGGATGCTGGCGCAGTACAGCCAATCAATGGTATGACAGAAAAGTTAGAAGGCCAAAAACAAACCCTCTACAGTATCTATGAAGAAGGAGGAGCACTGCCGGCAATGGGTACGTTTGCTTCAACTAAACCTGTACCTGGAGTCAGTATAGGAGATACATTGTACGGGTCTATCGACAGTGTGATGAGCGGTGATATTTCCTATAAAGATTGGCAAGCAAACGTTGAAAAAGCAAGTGACAAATTAAGACCAGCTATGAATTAA
- a CDS encoding carbohydrate ABC transporter permease — MALPTIEVFRMSLYQWGGFSNNQQFVGFDNFKILWNDMDFIRSFQNSILLIVIVALVTIVLALFFAAILTKENVSGGNFFRVVFYIPNILSIVVIAGIFSAIYDPASGLLNSILGVFSLESLEQMWLGNQDIVIYSVGAALIWQAIGYYMVMYMSSMASIPASYYEAASLEGASKFKQFTSITLPLIWNNIRTTLTFFIISTINLSFLLVKAMTGGGPDGSTEVFLSYMYDQAYGNSTYGYGMAIGVVVFLFSFALAAIVSRITKRDVLEY, encoded by the coding sequence ATGGCATTACCGACAATTGAGGTTTTTCGCATGTCGCTCTATCAATGGGGCGGGTTTTCAAATAATCAGCAGTTTGTAGGGTTCGATAATTTCAAGATTTTATGGAATGATATGGACTTTATTCGTTCCTTTCAAAATTCCATTTTACTAATTGTAATTGTAGCCCTTGTGACTATTGTTCTAGCACTCTTTTTTGCGGCCATTTTAACAAAAGAGAATGTAAGTGGAGGAAACTTTTTTCGGGTTGTTTTCTATATCCCTAACATTCTATCAATTGTAGTAATTGCAGGTATATTTTCGGCTATTTACGACCCAGCAAGCGGATTGTTGAATAGTATTCTTGGTGTGTTCAGTTTAGAAAGTTTGGAGCAGATGTGGTTAGGTAACCAAGATATCGTTATCTATAGTGTTGGGGCTGCTTTGATCTGGCAGGCAATTGGTTATTACATGGTGATGTATATGTCCAGCATGGCTAGTATTCCAGCAAGCTACTATGAAGCGGCTTCACTGGAGGGGGCAAGTAAATTCAAACAATTTACTAGCATTACATTGCCTTTGATATGGAATAATATCCGGACCACATTAACGTTCTTTATTATCAGTACTATTAATTTGAGCTTTTTGCTAGTAAAAGCGATGACAGGCGGAGGTCCTGACGGGTCAACAGAGGTCTTCCTGTCCTATATGTACGATCAAGCTTACGGAAATTCAACATATGGCTATGGCATGGCAATCGGTGTCGTTGTCTTTCTTTTCTCATTTGCCCTTGCTGCCATTGTTAGTCGCATTACAAAACGTGATGTACTGGAGTATTAG
- a CDS encoding carbohydrate ABC transporter permease translates to MENSKGLSTDTLVKLFIYVALIALAISIIVPVAWVFMASIKENAEFYESPWTFPNGFHFENFIEAFQEAKMGEYLLNSVVVTALALLILLIVALPAAYVLSRFKFKGSAFLNSFVKAGLFINVSYIAVPIFLMLLDWDTVIKGILGDGFFLNNRFMLALIYAATALPFTIFLLSSYFETLPSDFEEAASIDGAGYYRTMFTVMLPMATPSIVIVILFNFLLFWNEYILALTLMPGENQTLPVGLLNLMAAERSAVNYGPLYAGMVIVMLPTLILYIIVQKRLTQGMTVGGVKG, encoded by the coding sequence ATGGAAAATTCAAAAGGTCTCAGCACGGATACACTTGTTAAATTATTTATTTACGTTGCTTTAATTGCACTGGCTATTTCGATTATTGTACCTGTGGCATGGGTATTTATGGCTTCCATCAAGGAAAACGCTGAATTCTATGAAAGTCCCTGGACATTTCCGAACGGCTTTCATTTTGAAAATTTCATAGAAGCATTTCAAGAAGCAAAAATGGGGGAATACTTGCTTAATTCTGTAGTTGTTACCGCACTTGCTTTACTAATTTTGCTGATTGTAGCCCTGCCTGCAGCGTATGTTTTATCCAGATTTAAATTTAAGGGAAGTGCTTTTCTTAATTCCTTTGTGAAAGCAGGTTTGTTTATCAATGTCAGCTACATTGCGGTACCAATTTTCCTCATGTTATTGGATTGGGATACGGTTATAAAAGGTATATTGGGGGATGGCTTCTTTTTAAACAATCGATTTATGCTTGCCCTTATTTATGCTGCTACAGCACTACCGTTTACGATCTTTCTCTTATCAAGCTATTTCGAGACTCTGCCATCAGATTTTGAAGAAGCAGCGAGTATTGATGGTGCAGGATATTACCGGACGATGTTCACTGTCATGCTTCCCATGGCGACCCCGAGTATTGTGATCGTTATTCTGTTTAACTTCCTGTTATTCTGGAATGAATATATTTTGGCCCTTACATTGATGCCTGGGGAAAATCAAACATTGCCGGTTGGATTGTTAAACTTGATGGCCGCTGAACGTTCTGCAGTAAACTACGGACCATTGTATGCGGGGATGGTAATCGTCATGCTGCCTACATTAATTTTATATATTATCGTGCAAAAACGGTTGACGCAAGGTATGACTGTTGGAGGAGTGAAAGGATAG